In Flavobacteriales bacterium, the genomic stretch CACATATAATATGCGCGAACTCTACCTACCCTCGAACACCCGTTCTCTTAAATCCTGGGTCTTGATTCTGAACTCTTGATTCTTGAATCTGAACTCTTGAATCCTCTATCTGGACTCTTGAATCCACCCTAATACGCCCTCTCGTTGACGCCCTTGTAGAAATTGATGAAGGCCTTGTTGACCACCTTGTTTCCACCCGGAGTCGGATAGTTACCGGTGAAGTACCAATCGCCCGTATGCTCCGGACAGGAGGCATGTAGGCCTTTGATAGATTGGAAGATGATCTTGACCTCGGCATTCAGTTCTTCTGGGGTGAGCAGTTCCGCAATCTTCCGAGAAATCTCTTCGCTCGTGAAGGGTGCATAAATCCTTTTGACATGATTGATCACCTCCTCTTTGGGCAGTTCGAGTTGCTTCTCACAATCGTTCATCACTTCATCTATGATGTAGCCCATATCGTTCTCCTTGAGCAGGGCGATGGCCGCTCGGAAGGCGATCAGGTCGCCCATCTTGGCCATATCGATCCCGTAGCAATCGGGATAGCGTATCTGCGGTGCTGAGGAGACCACTACGATGCGCTTGGGCTTCAGTCGGTCGAGCATGCGTAGGATACTCTGCTTGAGCGTAGTACCTCTGACGATACTGTCATCGATCACTACTAGGGTATCCTTGCCTGGTATCACTGTGCCGTAGGTGATGTCATAGACGTGCTCTACCAAGTCATCCCGATCGGAATCGTTGGTGATGAAGGTCCTCAACTTGGCATCCTTGATGGCCACTTTGTGGATACGTGTACGGGAATTGATCAATTCGCTCAATTCCTCATCGCTGAGTCCACCGGCCTTGATGCGTCTGATCTTCTCCCGGTTATGTCGGTTCTCGAGCCGCTTGATCATCCCGTAGAAGCTCACTTCGGCCGTATTGGGGATGAAGGAGAACACGGTATTGTCCATATCCTCATCGATGGCCTCGAGTATGGCCGGGACCAGTTTCTTGCCCAGTTCCATCCGCTCTCGATAGATATCCTGATCCGAGCCGCGTGAGAAATAGATGCGTTCAAAGGAGCAGGCCTTCTTCTCTTTGGGTTCTTTGATCTTGACCATTTCGGTCTCACCGGTGTATTTGATGGTAATGGCATGTCCCGGTCGCAGTTCCCTCACCTTCTCATAAGCCACGTTGAAAGTCGTCATAATCACGGGCCGCTCACTGGCCACCACCACGATCTCATCATCCTCATAATAATAGGCCGGACGTATACCGGATGGATCGCGGAGTACGAATGCATCCCCATGGCCCACCAGACCGCCCATGACATAACCCCCATCCCAATCGGTGGAGGCATTTTTCAAAATGTTCTGTATGTCCAACTCTCTTGCGATGTGCTCGGAGATCTCTTGATAGCTGGCCCCTTGCTCCCTATGCTTCCGGTAGATACGCTCATTCTCTTCATCCAGAAAATGCCCGATCTTCTCCATCACTGTGACGGTATCGGTCTTCTCTTTGGGATGCATGCCAATGGAGACCATGAAATCGAAGAGCTCATCGACATTGGTCAGGTTGAAATTGCCCGCCACGACCAGATTCTTGGTCTTCCAATTGTTCATCCGAAGGAAGGGATGGCAATTTTCAATACTGTTCTTACCGAAAGTTCCGTAACGCAAGTGCCCCATGAAGAGCTCCCCGGTGAAAGGCGCATTGCGCTTCAGCCATTCGGCATCCATCGCTTTGTCGGGGTGGGTCTTGAGCAATCTGCTGAATCGCTTATTGACATGGTCGAACACCTCTTTGATAGGCTTCTGCCCTACCGAGCGCTTGCGTGAGATGTATCGGGTACCCGGCTCGGTACCTATCTTGATATTGGCCAGTCCGGCTCCATCCTGACCCCGATTGTGCTGCTTCTCCATGAGCAGGTACATCTTACGGATACCATAGAATGGCGTGCCGTATTTTTCGGTGTAGTAAGAGAGGGGTTTCTTCAGGCGAAGCAGTGCGATACCGCACTCGTGCTTTATGCTATCACTCATCGTGGGTCACTAAGGGGCAAAGTTAGGTCATATAATCAAATGGAACGGTAGGTCGGCTTAGGGTCCAAAATCCGTGTTTCATGAGCTTCCGACAGCTATCTTTCTATCTCGACACTTGAATGGGATGTCGACTATCCTCTATACTTTTAACCAGA encodes the following:
- a CDS encoding amidophosphoribosyltransferase — translated: MSDSIKHECGIALLRLKKPLSYYTEKYGTPFYGIRKMYLLMEKQHNRGQDGAGLANIKIGTEPGTRYISRKRSVGQKPIKEVFDHVNKRFSRLLKTHPDKAMDAEWLKRNAPFTGELFMGHLRYGTFGKNSIENCHPFLRMNNWKTKNLVVAGNFNLTNVDELFDFMVSIGMHPKEKTDTVTVMEKIGHFLDEENERIYRKHREQGASYQEISEHIARELDIQNILKNASTDWDGGYVMGGLVGHGDAFVLRDPSGIRPAYYYEDDEIVVVASERPVIMTTFNVAYEKVRELRPGHAITIKYTGETEMVKIKEPKEKKACSFERIYFSRGSDQDIYRERMELGKKLVPAILEAIDEDMDNTVFSFIPNTAEVSFYGMIKRLENRHNREKIRRIKAGGLSDEELSELINSRTRIHKVAIKDAKLRTFITNDSDRDDLVEHVYDITYGTVIPGKDTLVVIDDSIVRGTTLKQSILRMLDRLKPKRIVVVSSAPQIRYPDCYGIDMAKMGDLIAFRAAIALLKENDMGYIIDEVMNDCEKQLELPKEEVINHVKRIYAPFTSEEISRKIAELLTPEELNAEVKIIFQSIKGLHASCPEHTGDWYFTGNYPTPGGNKVVNKAFINFYKGVNERAY